CCCTCCGTCAGATAGTCTTCACCGTACACTTCTATGGAATCCAAAGCCATATCCGTTTTAATAAATCCGGGAGCTATGGAATAAGCTGATATATTATGTTTGCCGAAGTCACGGGCAATGCTCTTGGTAAAGGCTACCATCCCGCCTTTGGAAGCGGCGTAGGCGGCGTATTCCTGAGTATCTCCCCGGTAAGCTGCTCTTGAAGAGACGTTGATCAGTATACCACCCTCATCGACCTTCCACCGTTTTAAGGCCCATTTTGAAAGTATTGCTGAAGCTCTCAAGTTAACCTGCATCGTTTTGTCCCAGCTATCCAGCCAAAAGTCATCCGATTTGTCGAAACCGCTCTCAATAAAAATTCCGGCATTATTTATAAGCACATTCGGTGCATGATCACGCTGAAAAATAGGCTCCAGTTTTTCTTTAATTGCTTCCGGATACTCAAGATCCACATGAAGTCCTTCAAATCTATCGCTGGATAGGAATTCAGGATCAAACTCGGAACTGCGTGCGGTACCGATTACACGTGCACCCTGAGATAACAATTTATCAGTAATGGATTTTCCGATCCCTCGTGAAGCTCCCGTAACGAGAGCATAGGTATTCTCATTCATGAAATAAGACCTAAATATTTGGGAATGTTTATTATGACCCGGTCATCCGTATGTTTGATCTTGTCACATTGAATGCCGGTTTACCTATATTGAATAAAAGGAAGAGCGGTGCAGGAAACAAAATTGCTTCCGGATTAGCTGCGGTAAACGGGTACATTGGAGCAAGCTTCACCATACATCAATTTCTTGACATAAGGAACAAGCTTCTTGGCAGCAAAAAGATAAACACTTTCGGGGACAGGTTTATCCTTACTGCTACAACCCTTTAAGATTACAAATTTATCTTTATAATCCTTCCAATTTACGTTT
This is a stretch of genomic DNA from Halalkalibaculum roseum. It encodes these proteins:
- a CDS encoding SDR family NAD(P)-dependent oxidoreductase produces the protein MNENTYALVTGASRGIGKSITDKLLSQGARVIGTARSSEFDPEFLSSDRFEGLHVDLEYPEAIKEKLEPIFQRDHAPNVLINNAGIFIESGFDKSDDFWLDSWDKTMQVNLRASAILSKWALKRWKVDEGGILINVSSRAAYRGDTQEYAAYAASKGGMVAFTKSIARDFGKHNISAYSIAPGFIKTDMALDSIEVYGEDYLTEGMAFDEITSPEEVGELVAFLASGKVRHMTGATFHINGGSYMI